In Candidatus Schekmanbacteria bacterium, the DNA window GTCCTGAAAAAGTGGATTAAATATTCCTCTCTTCTCTCTTTCAGACTTAACAATCTTATAGAAGGCATCCCTCTTAACTGCTTGAATAAGGCGAATTCTGTTTACACCTTTTATTGAACTCTCCTTTCCCTGTTCGAGCATCATTTGTCCTGAAGGTGGAGCAGATTCAAATTCGCCAGTGTCAAGGTATCTGCCATATCCAATAGAATCAACCTCAAAAACATTGGCTTCGAGAAGCGCCTCTAATAATTCACTTTTCCCCATATCGACATTCTTGACCTTTATCAGTCCCTCTTTTTCCATTTCTGAAATTATTGTATCAGTTTCTTCACTTCTTGTAATGATATCGTTCCATCCCCACTCTTCACTCATACACTTTCCAAATGTTATATCAGCAAGTTTTGCAGAATATGAAGGATAACAACATAGACATCCAATATTTGCTACAGAGAAATCACCCATTTTGCCAAAATCATCGATTTCACTGCCATCTTTTAATCGCGCAACAGATTTTCCTTTCCAATTATAAAATTTGCTCAACTCTTCCTCCTGCCTATTAACTTTTGCAAGAAGCTCATCGACTCCATTTTTCCTGAACGAGAAAAAACAATTCAACCCTATTACATATTTAATGTTCTCAGTCAGCCTTTTGCATATCTCTTTAGATTTATCTCCATATTCTGCAAGCCACATTGCTTTCCTTATTCCTTGAATATGGCAGGGTACGCCAACAATGGCTGACTTATCGCCATCTGCAGGAAGTTTTGCCAATATGGGATTTACACAAGGTTTCGTATCTGCACAGGATATGATTTCATCTCGAGTTTTGGCATTGAAAGGAATCGGATGACCACAAAACTGATTCTTGGGATGTTCACAACTTGTAAGCAATGCATTGTCGATTTCACCTTTTCCCAAAAGATAACATAAAAGAGTTGTCGTTACTCCTCCGCTGTAAGCCCTATCAAGTATTTCCTCGTCCGTAGAGCGGCCAAGCAATATTCGACAAAAAGGACCCAAAAGCTCTTCTTCATTATGAGGCTTATTTTGTTTTTTCACAAAATCCTTTATGGATGAGAAACAAAACTCATTTCTAGGACAAACCTCGAGGCAAATACCGCAAGATGTGCAATTCTCGTTAACTTGTGGTTGGCAAGAATCGTCTAACTCTATTGCGCCCTCAGGACAGGCAGCAACACATAAGCCACAGCGCGAACAAGCTTCGCTTTCAACAATTTTGGCAATCATTATTTTCTGCCGAAAGATGTTTATTGCCTGATTTTTTAATCAAAATCCCAAAGGGGAAAACTTAATCAACCTCCTTCAACGGGAGTCATAATCACCACTTCAGCACCATCTTCAATAACCGTGTCATTCTGGCTATGTCTGCCATTGATTATCACTATTTTGCGCTCTTCCTCCGGAATATTGAGATACTCGAATAAATCTCCAACAGTTGAACCATTATTCAATTCAATCGTAAATTTCTTTTTCCCTTCCGGTGCATATTTTATTAGATTTGCAAATAACTCTACCCTTATTTTCATATTTTTTCAAAAAACCCTATTAGTTGTCTTTCAATCCTAATTCTTTCAGTTTTTCATCTGTGGGAATGCCATTCTCATCCCAACCGCGAAGTTTATAATATTCATCCAACATCTCATCAAGATGGACAACCAATCCTTTCGCCGGACCTTCGGGCATCGGATTCTTCGTAAGTCTCTCTGGCAAAGAATCATCTTTTCTTGAAAAACCTGCATTCACCATAAACAATCTCTCTGCATTAAAAATTCTCTCTCCTGCCTTTTGTACTTCATCAACAGTATATCCTGCGCCTGTTACAGCATTCAGTATTTTGCAAAAACCTTCAGGTACGACTTCGAGTTCAGGCGTTACATAATAACGGATTGCAAAAAAGTAGCATACGCCTGTTGAATCAGTAATAGCAGACATCTCCTGATGAATCTTGACCAAGCGGGGTTTTGTTTTCCAATCCTGTGGGTCAACCAATGTGGGAACGCCAAATACTTCGAAATAGGCAGTTTGAGCCCGCATATGGGAACCCCCAATTGGGGAAGTTGCATAGGCAAGTGCCAATCCTTGAATACCCTGAGGATGGTAACCGGCTAAATCCTGTTTTTTAGATACCATAGCAAGCTCAGGATGACCATATTGTTCAGCCATTCTGTAACTGCCCTCTGCCAAGATGTCGCCAAAACCCTCTCTATAACCGGTTTTTTCTGTAAATTCGACAATCGCTTTTGCATCCCCCCAGCGTAAAGGTTTGCCAATATCCTCCTCTGAGACATAACCTCTTTCATAAAGCTCCATTGCACAGGCAATTGCAGAACCCATAGAGATAGTATCCATCCCAAGGTCATTACAGATATAATTTGCTTTAAGGACTGCTGCAAGATTGTCGTTCATACAATCAGGCCCAAAAGCATAGATTGTTTCATACTCGGGTCCCTCTCCTTCACCCTCAAAACCCGGGTCTGTAACCTTTGTTCCTCTTCCACAGCCGATCGGACAATCTGCGCAAAATTTTGGTTTTTGAAGATACTTTTTAACCATTGTTTCAGCACAAACCTTTTCCCAATTGTCAAATTGACCAAATTGAAAATTCTTTGTAGGAAGAATTCCTATTTTCTGATTCGATCCTACTGCATATGAAGTGCCATACTGTCTAAGGATAGGTGTGGTGCCCTTGTTAGCTTCTCTAAATTTGTTGATTGATTCCGTCTTGAGTTTTTTGAATTCCTCTTCATCATATATTGGAACAGGAGAAGTGCCTCTAACAACTATAGCTTTCAGGTTTTTCGATCCCATAACAGCGCCAACACCAGAACGAGCGGCAGAACGGTCTTTATCATTGATAACAGCCGCAAATCGCACTAATCTTTCGCCTGCAGGACCGATACAGGCAACCTTTGCATTAGGATCTGTTTCCTTATATAAGATTTCTGTAGTTTCACTAACTCTTTTGCCCCATAAATGCTCTGCAGACCGAAGTTCACACTTCCCATTATCAACCCAAAGATATACCGGCTTTTCAGATTTCCCTGTAAATATAAAAGCATCGTATCCTGATAGTTTCATCTCTTTTGGAAATTTTCCGCCTGAATTTGAGCAAGTAATTGAACCTGTAAGAGGCGACTTAGTCATTATCATATAGCGGCTGCCAGTAGGAATTCTCGTCCCGGTAAGGGGACCCACAGCCATTATCATTATATTTTCAGGTGCATAGGGATCTGTTTTTGGATCTAACTCCTTGTTTAGATAATAAATTCCCAATCCTCTCCCTCCTAAATAATCCCTTGCCACCTTTGGATCGAGCTCTTCTTCTTTTATTTCATTCGTTGATAGATTAACTCTTAAAACTTTGCCTCTCCATCCATACATTTTCC includes these proteins:
- a CDS encoding MoaD/ThiS family protein; amino-acid sequence: MKIRVELFANLIKYAPEGKKKFTIELNNGSTVGDLFEYLNIPEEERKIVIINGRHSQNDTVIEDGAEVVIMTPVEGG
- a CDS encoding aldehyde ferredoxin oxidoreductase → MYGWRGKVLRVNLSTNEIKEEELDPKVARDYLGGRGLGIYYLNKELDPKTDPYAPENIMIMAVGPLTGTRIPTGSRYMIMTKSPLTGSITCSNSGGKFPKEMKLSGYDAFIFTGKSEKPVYLWVDNGKCELRSAEHLWGKRVSETTEILYKETDPNAKVACIGPAGERLVRFAAVINDKDRSAARSGVGAVMGSKNLKAIVVRGTSPVPIYDEEEFKKLKTESINKFREANKGTTPILRQYGTSYAVGSNQKIGILPTKNFQFGQFDNWEKVCAETMVKKYLQKPKFCADCPIGCGRGTKVTDPGFEGEGEGPEYETIYAFGPDCMNDNLAAVLKANYICNDLGMDTISMGSAIACAMELYERGYVSEEDIGKPLRWGDAKAIVEFTEKTGYREGFGDILAEGSYRMAEQYGHPELAMVSKKQDLAGYHPQGIQGLALAYATSPIGGSHMRAQTAYFEVFGVPTLVDPQDWKTKPRLVKIHQEMSAITDSTGVCYFFAIRYYVTPELEVVPEGFCKILNAVTGAGYTVDEVQKAGERIFNAERLFMVNAGFSRKDDSLPERLTKNPMPEGPAKGLVVHLDEMLDEYYKLRGWDENGIPTDEKLKELGLKDN